In Pedobacter sp. WC2423, the following are encoded in one genomic region:
- a CDS encoding GNAT family N-acetyltransferase yields the protein METNTYSLIKLQQNSGEINFNSLLNSYCREFSNWSRYQGIPRYDQPLADYLKLTGHQLHLRFDFSEFGFEVFAPLKHYAESGRHVFHFPVISRELATDEIKPVDALRFMELVILFASAEFPEINAELVKSRLLNSIENLTKYQEYFNRTGKLVNRVKMNFIETEQSLALGHNSHPLTKGRMGFKNEQELLKYSPETAGEFQLAYFLIAPGQVTEKNAEGFDITDTFKTELLNAVPADHQVKSLIAQHPDWKVLPMHPWEAAYLLTQSEVKAMEKEGLLYSLGSWGALYTPTSSVRTVYNRESDWMYKFSLHVKITNSERVNLTRELHRGYDVSRLLKTELGKTLKKEFPEIEFVTDPAFFSVQYQGKFIDGFNTSIRHNVFKGEAGDKNVTLLAALCQDSLLGEKPRIVNVIQHAAKLKNKPVDQVAINWFKQYLHICAGPVIGILNKYGMAFEFHQQNVMVELDSQGFPAKLYFRDNQGFFFRAGKAAELLSYLPDLAQESGSIVPEALIFPKLTYYLLINNLLGIVNALGCNDLADERTLIDLIYLEFKQFEESDTTGFVDYVINSRSWEVKGNLLTNLINIDEASAPIDNPAIYRAYPNPLNKYFFCDNLIKPKIDEVIYSRYFPKEDITISLRSFDIDRDLEMVHDWFNQEHAKPIWKMDGPIKDLETFYRTLLPSDHSHSIIGEINGEPTFTIEPYWPMRDTVGAYYEALATDYGAHLLIAPTDKNKKYSFCIGQMIMDLVFMNPVVGKCIGEAAVESRAMHIFVTRLGFKFQRIIKMPTKDANLTFCYREWYWEKFPESKDVALTGHMAGV from the coding sequence ATGGAAACGAATACCTACAGTTTAATAAAACTACAACAGAATTCTGGAGAAATTAATTTCAATTCGCTTTTAAACAGCTATTGCAGGGAGTTTAGTAATTGGAGCCGTTACCAGGGAATTCCCAGATATGATCAGCCCCTGGCTGACTATCTGAAACTGACAGGACATCAATTGCACTTACGTTTCGATTTTTCTGAGTTTGGATTTGAAGTATTTGCCCCTTTGAAACACTATGCAGAAAGCGGAAGACATGTATTTCACTTTCCTGTGATCTCCCGTGAGCTGGCTACCGATGAAATCAAACCTGTAGATGCCTTGCGCTTTATGGAACTGGTTATCTTATTCGCAAGTGCAGAGTTTCCGGAAATCAATGCTGAGCTGGTGAAATCCCGCTTATTAAACAGTATAGAGAACTTAACGAAGTACCAGGAATATTTCAACCGTACCGGGAAACTGGTCAACAGGGTAAAAATGAACTTTATTGAAACAGAGCAATCCTTAGCACTCGGACATAACTCACATCCGCTTACCAAAGGCAGAATGGGTTTTAAAAACGAGCAGGAGTTATTGAAATACTCGCCTGAAACTGCTGGTGAATTCCAGTTAGCTTATTTTTTGATAGCTCCCGGTCAGGTGACAGAGAAAAATGCAGAAGGATTTGATATTACTGATACTTTTAAGACAGAATTATTAAATGCAGTTCCGGCAGATCATCAGGTAAAGTCATTGATCGCTCAGCACCCGGACTGGAAAGTATTGCCAATGCATCCCTGGGAGGCGGCATATCTGCTAACCCAATCCGAAGTCAAAGCAATGGAAAAAGAGGGCTTGTTATATAGCCTCGGTAGCTGGGGTGCTCTATATACACCAACTTCTTCTGTGCGCACAGTCTATAACCGCGAAAGTGACTGGATGTATAAATTCTCACTGCATGTGAAAATTACCAATTCTGAGCGTGTAAACTTAACCCGGGAACTGCACCGCGGATATGATGTAAGCCGTTTATTAAAAACAGAGCTGGGTAAAACCTTGAAAAAAGAGTTCCCGGAGATTGAATTTGTAACTGATCCTGCTTTTTTCTCTGTACAATATCAGGGCAAATTTATCGATGGCTTCAACACCAGCATCCGTCACAATGTATTTAAAGGTGAAGCCGGGGATAAAAATGTGACTTTACTGGCTGCATTATGTCAGGATAGTCTATTGGGTGAAAAACCAAGAATAGTAAATGTTATTCAGCATGCAGCAAAGCTTAAAAATAAACCAGTTGATCAGGTAGCGATCAACTGGTTCAAGCAATATCTGCATATCTGTGCGGGGCCGGTTATCGGGATTCTGAATAAATATGGAATGGCTTTTGAATTTCATCAGCAAAATGTAATGGTGGAGCTGGATAGTCAGGGTTTTCCGGCTAAACTTTATTTCAGAGATAACCAGGGCTTCTTTTTCAGAGCAGGTAAAGCAGCAGAATTATTAAGTTATCTGCCGGATTTAGCTCAGGAAAGCGGATCTATTGTACCAGAAGCTTTAATCTTTCCAAAATTAACATATTACCTGCTGATTAATAATCTGCTGGGTATCGTGAATGCGCTGGGTTGTAACGATCTGGCAGATGAAAGAACACTGATTGACTTGATTTATCTTGAATTCAAGCAATTTGAAGAATCAGATACCACTGGTTTTGTTGATTATGTGATTAACAGCAGAAGCTGGGAAGTGAAAGGTAACCTGCTGACCAATCTGATTAATATAGATGAAGCGAGTGCCCCGATTGATAATCCGGCTATTTACAGAGCCTATCCTAATCCATTGAACAAGTATTTTTTCTGTGATAACCTGATCAAACCGAAAATTGATGAGGTCATTTACAGCAGATATTTCCCTAAGGAAGACATCACCATCTCGCTGCGTTCGTTTGACATAGACAGAGATCTGGAGATGGTGCATGACTGGTTTAACCAGGAACATGCCAAACCAATCTGGAAAATGGACGGGCCAATCAAGGATCTGGAAACTTTTTACCGCACCTTGCTCCCAAGTGATCATTCCCATAGCATAATCGGAGAAATTAATGGCGAACCAACTTTCACCATCGAACCTTACTGGCCAATGCGTGATACCGTAGGGGCTTATTATGAAGCTTTGGCTACAGATTATGGAGCACATCTATTAATTGCGCCGACCGATAAGAATAAAAAATACAGTTTCTGTATCGGACAGATGATCATGGACCTGGTATTTATGAATCCGGTTGTCGGAAAATGTATTGGTGAGGCGGCTGTGGAGTCCAGGGCCATGCACATTTTTGTAACCAGGTTAGGTTTCAAATTCCAGCGTATTATAAAGATGCCCACTAAAGATGCAAACTTAACTTTTTGCTATCGCGAGTGGTATTGGGAAAAATTCCCGGAAAGTAAAGATGTAGCGTTAACAGGCCATATGGCCGGAGTATAA
- a CDS encoding aspartate aminotransferase family protein — protein sequence MLSINLQEEQLTTLFENHPQKDIFHHDNQDEYLDAIGKVSLAVKRFLDNNKKPFSGVTPAELRPLFAKVDFDKPLPDYDSLLDEVENLYTNHAVAFHHPEYIAHLNCPLVIPAIAAEVMISSINSSLDTWDQSAGGTLMEQKLIEWTCKEIGFGELSDGIFTSGGTQSNLMGLLLARDHYAFKLLNHNIKQDGLPAEASRFRIFVSEMAHFSIQKNASLLGLGEKAVVKIKTDRSFRMNSVLLEDAIQQEIALGNIPIAIVGTAGTTDFGNIDPLQEIGRLSTKYDLWFHVDAAYGCGLLLASKSRKLINGIELAHSVTVDYHKSFFQPVSSGAFLIKDKKFFGLITHHADYLNPKDHDHDGLPNQVNKSIQTTRRFDALKLWFTLRMMGKEKLGGYFETIIHTAAQIAAMLQADPSFELMNESDISALVFRYNPRDGQADLCAMNQFIKKSMFNGGEALVAGTKINKQFYLKFTLLNPLTTIDHVKNIFNIIKQHGNEYLQFNKTTTEFWRN from the coding sequence ATGCTATCAATCAACCTACAAGAAGAACAGTTAACTACATTATTTGAAAATCATCCTCAAAAGGATATTTTCCATCACGACAATCAAGATGAATATTTAGATGCCATTGGCAAAGTAAGCCTTGCTGTAAAACGCTTTCTGGATAATAATAAAAAACCATTCAGTGGGGTGACCCCGGCAGAATTACGGCCATTATTTGCAAAAGTGGATTTTGATAAGCCCTTACCAGACTATGATAGCCTTTTGGATGAGGTAGAGAATTTATACACCAACCACGCTGTAGCCTTTCATCATCCGGAATATATTGCGCATTTAAATTGCCCGCTGGTTATTCCTGCAATTGCGGCAGAAGTTATGATCTCTTCTATCAATTCCTCATTAGATACCTGGGATCAGAGTGCTGGCGGAACTTTAATGGAGCAAAAACTGATTGAATGGACTTGTAAGGAAATTGGTTTCGGCGAACTGTCGGATGGGATTTTTACCAGTGGTGGTACTCAAAGTAACCTGATGGGCCTGCTGCTGGCCAGGGATCATTATGCCTTTAAACTTCTGAACCACAATATTAAACAAGACGGTTTGCCAGCTGAAGCTTCACGTTTCAGAATATTTGTTTCAGAGATGGCCCACTTCAGCATCCAGAAAAATGCTTCTTTATTGGGATTGGGTGAAAAAGCCGTTGTAAAAATTAAAACTGACCGTAGCTTCAGAATGAACTCTGTGCTGCTGGAAGACGCAATTCAACAGGAAATTGCATTGGGGAATATTCCGATTGCGATTGTAGGTACCGCAGGAACGACCGATTTCGGGAATATTGATCCTTTGCAAGAAATAGGCCGTTTAAGCACTAAATATGACTTATGGTTCCATGTAGATGCTGCCTATGGCTGTGGTTTACTGTTAGCCAGTAAATCCCGCAAGCTGATCAATGGAATCGAACTGGCACATTCAGTAACAGTAGATTATCACAAATCATTCTTTCAGCCTGTAAGCAGCGGGGCATTTTTGATTAAAGACAAGAAATTTTTCGGTCTGATCACCCACCATGCAGATTATCTGAACCCTAAAGATCATGACCATGATGGTTTACCCAATCAGGTCAATAAATCTATTCAGACTACCCGCCGTTTTGATGCTTTAAAACTTTGGTTTACACTGAGAATGATGGGGAAAGAAAAACTGGGCGGTTACTTTGAGACGATCATTCATACCGCTGCTCAAATTGCTGCTATGCTGCAGGCAGATCCGTCATTTGAACTGATGAATGAATCTGATATCAGTGCACTGGTTTTCCGTTACAACCCCAGGGACGGACAAGCAGATCTTTGCGCAATGAACCAGTTTATCAAAAAAAGTATGTTCAACGGCGGAGAAGCGCTCGTTGCAGGCACTAAAATCAATAAACAATTCTATCTCAAATTTACATTACTTAACCCGCTCACTACAATTGACCACGTTAAAAACATCTTCAACATCATCAAACAACATGGAAACGAATACCTACAGTTTAATAAAACTACAACAGAATTCTGGAGAAATTAA
- a CDS encoding lysine N(6)-hydroxylase/L-ornithine N(5)-oxygenase family protein: MKTQKIYDIAGIGIGPFNLGMAALAAPLEDLSVIFFDQAAVFNWHPGMMLNDATLQVPFMADLVTLADPTSPYSFLNFIKQTDRLYKFYIREDFYILRKEYNAYCKWVIAQLPSCQFNQKVLSTDYDESEQLYKLIVEDQLSLEKHIFYTRKLVLGTGTIPKMPDFAAQGKQANVIHTSAYLDKKSDLLKQQSVSIIGSGQSAAEIFYDLLPETENGLKLKWFTRPDRFFPMEYSKLTLELTSPEYVDHFYNLPDGKRKQVLSKQNSLFKGINYSLINQIFDKLYELSVDGEKPNVKLSPNCQLNNISAAEDGSVNLHFYHTEVEKEFVEQTDFVVLATGYKYKEPAFLQGIHHRISRNEDNLYGVGRNYAIDINGDEIFVQNAELHTHGFVTPDLGMGAYRNSSIINTVLGREAYKVEKKIAFQTFGVETADESENPLKDILAAENVAV, from the coding sequence ATGAAAACACAAAAGATTTACGATATCGCAGGTATTGGTATCGGGCCCTTTAACCTGGGAATGGCTGCACTGGCCGCCCCTTTAGAAGATTTGTCGGTTATATTTTTCGACCAGGCAGCGGTTTTTAACTGGCATCCTGGAATGATGTTGAATGATGCTACCCTTCAGGTCCCATTTATGGCCGACCTGGTGACTTTGGCAGATCCAACAAGTCCTTACAGCTTCCTGAATTTTATCAAACAAACTGATCGTTTGTATAAATTCTATATCCGCGAAGATTTCTATATCCTGCGTAAGGAATATAACGCCTATTGCAAATGGGTTATCGCACAATTGCCTTCCTGTCAGTTCAACCAGAAAGTATTGAGTACTGATTATGACGAGTCAGAGCAGCTGTATAAACTGATTGTAGAAGATCAGCTTAGTTTAGAAAAACATATTTTTTATACACGTAAACTGGTTTTAGGTACAGGAACAATCCCAAAAATGCCTGACTTTGCAGCACAGGGTAAACAGGCCAATGTGATTCATACTTCTGCCTACCTGGATAAAAAAAGTGACCTGCTGAAGCAGCAAAGCGTAAGTATTATTGGTTCAGGACAGAGTGCTGCAGAGATTTTCTATGATCTTTTACCTGAAACAGAAAATGGATTAAAACTGAAATGGTTTACCCGTCCGGATCGCTTTTTCCCGATGGAATATTCCAAACTTACTTTGGAGCTCACTTCACCAGAATATGTAGATCATTTCTATAATCTGCCTGATGGAAAACGCAAACAAGTATTAAGCAAACAAAATTCATTGTTTAAAGGCATAAATTATAGTTTAATCAATCAGATTTTTGATAAACTGTATGAATTAAGTGTGGATGGTGAAAAACCAAACGTGAAACTAAGTCCTAATTGCCAGCTGAATAACATCTCTGCCGCTGAAGATGGCAGTGTGAACTTACATTTTTACCACACAGAAGTAGAAAAAGAATTCGTGGAGCAAACTGATTTTGTCGTACTGGCTACAGGTTATAAATATAAAGAACCCGCATTTTTACAGGGCATTCACCATCGTATTTCCCGGAATGAAGATAATTTATACGGTGTAGGCCGCAATTATGCGATCGATATAAATGGCGATGAAATTTTCGTTCAGAATGCAGAATTGCATACACATGGTTTCGTGACCCCGGATTTAGGGATGGGTGCCTACCGGAATTCTTCTATTATCAATACCGTGTTAGGCAGAGAAGCTTACAAAGTTGAAAAGAAAATTGCCTTTCAGACATTTGGTGTGGAAACGGCCGATGAATCAGAAAACCCACTTAAAGATATTCTTGCAGCAGAAAACGTGGCAGTTTAA
- a CDS encoding secondary thiamine-phosphate synthase enzyme YjbQ, with protein sequence MKFYQHAILLRERKRGFHLITSDILQAFPEITTLKTGICQVFIQHTSASLTINENADPTVRHDFEIFFNKAVPENDPDYLHDEEGSDDMPAHLKTALLDTSLMIPIRNGRLALGTWQGIYLCEHRNYGGSRAIMLTAWGE encoded by the coding sequence ATGAAATTTTATCAGCATGCTATCCTTCTCAGAGAAAGAAAAAGAGGTTTTCACCTGATTACTTCTGATATTCTTCAGGCATTTCCAGAAATAACTACACTAAAAACGGGCATTTGCCAGGTTTTTATTCAACACACTTCTGCTTCGCTGACCATTAATGAAAATGCTGACCCTACGGTCCGCCATGATTTCGAAATATTTTTCAATAAAGCGGTTCCGGAGAATGATCCTGATTATCTGCATGACGAGGAGGGTTCGGATGATATGCCAGCTCACCTGAAAACAGCTTTGCTGGATACCTCTTTGATGATTCCAATTCGTAATGGTCGTTTAGCGCTGGGTACATGGCAGGGAATTTACCTGTGTGAACACCGTAATTACGGGGGCTCAAGGGCCATCATGTTAACTGCCTGGGGAGAATGA
- a CDS encoding GNAT family N-acetyltransferase, translating into MKKIIAVKSKKELKTFIDFPHELYKNDPYYVPELFIAQKDLLTTHPFHKHSSLQTFLLYDGDQVTGRIAAIQNNNHNIANNSNDGFFGFFDCINDAESASLLFQEAEKWLKAKGLTKMVGPVNFSTNEPCGLLIQGFDSRPVVMMPYNASYYPALLEQNGLAKQVDLIAWKWDGDAYDDRSVQLMDKLQSRLLRSNITIRKINMKKFKEEAENLREVYNKAWDKNMGFVPLNDEEYDYQAKDLKLILDPDFCLVAEQEGKIVGFGVAIPDINEILIKIKRGRLFPTGIFKLLLNKKKVSGIRILLLGVVEGYRKMGIEACLYGNIIKAYKAKGLKYAEASWTLEHNDLVNNAIRAIKGDPYKKYRIYEKTI; encoded by the coding sequence ATGAAAAAAATAATTGCGGTAAAATCAAAGAAAGAACTTAAAACATTTATTGATTTTCCTCATGAGCTTTATAAAAATGATCCGTATTATGTTCCGGAATTGTTTATTGCTCAAAAAGATTTGTTAACTACACACCCTTTTCATAAGCATTCTTCGCTACAAACTTTTTTATTGTATGATGGAGATCAGGTTACTGGTCGTATTGCCGCAATCCAGAATAATAACCACAATATTGCAAATAATTCCAATGATGGTTTCTTTGGTTTTTTCGATTGTATCAATGATGCAGAGAGTGCGTCTTTATTATTTCAGGAAGCTGAAAAATGGTTAAAAGCAAAAGGTCTGACTAAAATGGTTGGCCCTGTCAATTTTTCTACGAACGAACCTTGTGGTTTACTTATCCAGGGTTTTGATTCCCGTCCGGTAGTGATGATGCCTTATAATGCTTCTTATTATCCTGCACTGCTGGAACAAAATGGACTTGCAAAACAGGTAGATCTGATTGCCTGGAAGTGGGATGGGGATGCTTATGATGACCGTTCTGTACAATTAATGGATAAATTGCAGTCCCGTTTATTACGAAGCAATATTACTATCCGTAAAATTAACATGAAAAAATTTAAGGAGGAAGCAGAAAACCTTCGCGAAGTATACAATAAAGCATGGGACAAAAACATGGGTTTTGTGCCGTTGAATGACGAAGAATATGATTACCAGGCCAAAGATCTTAAGCTGATTTTAGATCCGGATTTTTGCCTGGTTGCTGAACAGGAAGGAAAGATTGTAGGTTTTGGCGTAGCTATTCCGGATATCAATGAAATCCTGATCAAAATTAAAAGAGGAAGGTTATTCCCTACTGGTATATTTAAACTGCTGCTGAACAAGAAAAAGGTATCCGGAATCAGGATCTTATTGCTGGGTGTAGTGGAAGGTTACCGTAAAATGGGAATTGAAGCTTGTTTATATGGCAATATTATTAAAGCTTATAAAGCTAAAGGATTAAAGTATGCAGAGGCATCATGGACACTGGAGCACAATGATTTAGTGAATAATGCAATCCGTGCAATTAAAGGAGATCCGTATAAAAAATACAGGATTTACGAAAAAACAATTTAA
- a CDS encoding TonB-dependent receptor translates to MRKNLHLILILMIAFTVGANAQTVSGIISNSTEPLSGANIKIEGKNLETSTDKEGHFELKLEPGTYHLVVSYIGYNQTVRKITLVKDQQLKLEMAMDPLNTMDEVVVVSSRKPSKVSEIPGTVWIIDNQRLQEQIKGGVSLKEALARLIPGLDAGPEGRTNFGQNLRGRNVLVMIDGVSLNSTRSVSRQFDSVDPFNIDRIEVLSGASSIYGGGATGGIINIITKKGQAGPPAFTTEAGIRSGLKQNADHDVRFAQSVSGGSDNFKGRIGIAYQKNNAAFDANNKQIFTDITQTDLQYNQSFDIFANTEFKLTAKQTLKVNAQYYNSGYVGNRDLFLGANYAGLLAKPELLEMRNGFSSSVKPQTSRASVNVDYHAADILGGQDLYIQGSSRNEKFSFHPFPGQVINPAIPGGRLIYSGSTVQTTRYSAVKLVLAKQWSAFNLTYGVDGDNENFIGNQTVFDRAVAASSGGMINNGIATVRRYPGVDINSLSGFMQAQWNVTGKLSLSGGVRQQRMYVKVADFVGINAQVPIIFGLGKTAATIAGGKSNYDVNLLNGGLVYKISAPEQVWVNFAQGFNLADPAKYYGQGTYALNGANWDLVKGSSVTTSPLTGLKTNQLETGWRHRGQVLNAQVAAFYSWSDKDMKTNTANFAVEVIDRKQRNFGAEASISATLPGGFEIGGNGLYIKSQFKADDSWKSQDISNASPSKATAFIGWSNKSIGFKAQGFRSFDLKDNVNNELKGYTTVDLLGHVKLPLGTLSFGVQNLLNKEYQTIWSKRAQVLYSTLGVPQTYYYLGRGRTYNVSYTINY, encoded by the coding sequence ATGAGAAAAAATCTACATTTAATTTTAATACTGATGATTGCTTTTACAGTTGGCGCCAATGCGCAGACTGTAAGCGGAATTATCAGTAATAGTACCGAACCGCTTAGCGGTGCAAATATCAAAATTGAAGGCAAAAACCTGGAAACCAGTACTGACAAGGAAGGACATTTTGAATTAAAACTTGAACCAGGTACTTATCATCTTGTGGTAAGTTATATTGGTTATAATCAAACCGTTAGAAAAATTACTTTAGTTAAAGATCAGCAGTTGAAATTGGAAATGGCAATGGATCCTTTGAATACCATGGACGAAGTTGTCGTGGTTTCTTCGCGCAAACCGAGTAAGGTTAGTGAAATTCCAGGAACAGTCTGGATCATTGACAATCAGCGTTTACAGGAACAAATTAAAGGTGGCGTCAGCTTAAAAGAGGCTTTAGCCAGATTGATTCCTGGTTTGGATGCCGGCCCTGAAGGCCGTACCAACTTCGGTCAGAACTTAAGAGGCAGAAATGTACTGGTCATGATTGACGGGGTTTCTTTAAACAGTACCAGATCGGTGAGCAGACAGTTTGATTCGGTTGATCCTTTTAATATTGACCGTATTGAAGTACTTTCCGGAGCCAGCTCAATTTATGGTGGCGGTGCAACTGGCGGGATTATCAATATTATCACTAAAAAAGGACAAGCCGGACCTCCTGCTTTTACAACCGAAGCTGGTATCCGCAGTGGTTTAAAACAAAATGCAGATCATGACGTGCGTTTTGCGCAGTCTGTTTCGGGTGGCAGTGATAACTTTAAAGGAAGAATAGGCATTGCTTATCAGAAAAACAATGCTGCCTTTGATGCGAATAATAAACAGATTTTCACGGACATTACACAAACGGATTTACAGTACAACCAGTCTTTTGATATTTTTGCGAATACAGAATTCAAGTTGACTGCTAAACAAACTTTAAAAGTAAACGCTCAGTATTACAATTCTGGTTATGTTGGTAATAGAGATCTTTTTCTGGGTGCCAATTATGCAGGTTTACTAGCTAAACCTGAACTTTTAGAAATGAGAAATGGTTTTTCATCGTCTGTAAAACCACAAACATCACGTGCTTCGGTCAACGTTGATTACCATGCTGCTGATATTTTAGGTGGTCAGGATTTATATATTCAGGGATCAAGCAGAAATGAAAAATTCAGCTTTCACCCTTTTCCTGGTCAGGTAATTAATCCGGCAATACCAGGCGGCCGTCTTATTTACTCAGGATCTACGGTTCAAACGACCAGGTATAGTGCAGTGAAATTAGTATTGGCTAAACAATGGTCAGCTTTCAATTTAACTTATGGTGTTGACGGTGATAATGAAAACTTTATTGGCAATCAAACTGTATTTGACAGAGCAGTTGCGGCTTCAAGCGGTGGAATGATTAACAATGGAATTGCAACGGTACGCCGTTATCCTGGTGTTGATATCAATAGTCTTTCTGGTTTTATGCAGGCACAATGGAATGTAACAGGCAAACTGAGTTTATCAGGTGGTGTGAGACAACAAAGGATGTATGTAAAAGTAGCTGATTTCGTTGGAATTAATGCGCAGGTGCCTATTATTTTTGGTTTAGGTAAAACAGCTGCTACTATTGCTGGTGGTAAAAGTAACTATGACGTGAACTTGTTAAATGGTGGTTTAGTATACAAAATCTCTGCGCCTGAGCAGGTTTGGGTTAACTTTGCACAAGGTTTTAACCTGGCTGATCCGGCTAAATATTATGGCCAGGGTACTTATGCGCTGAATGGTGCAAACTGGGATTTAGTGAAAGGAAGCAGCGTAACTACTTCTCCGCTCACAGGATTAAAAACCAACCAGTTAGAAACAGGATGGCGTCACCGTGGTCAGGTACTGAATGCACAGGTTGCTGCTTTTTATTCATGGTCTGATAAAGACATGAAAACAAATACAGCTAACTTTGCCGTTGAAGTAATTGATCGCAAGCAACGTAATTTCGGTGCTGAAGCTTCTATTTCAGCTACTTTACCTGGTGGCTTTGAAATTGGTGGAAATGGTTTATACATCAAGTCTCAGTTCAAAGCGGATGATTCCTGGAAATCACAGGATATCAGTAATGCAAGTCCTTCAAAAGCAACTGCTTTTATTGGATGGAGCAATAAGTCTATCGGATTCAAAGCACAGGGTTTCCGCTCTTTCGATTTGAAAGACAATGTGAACAACGAATTGAAAGGATATACAACAGTAGATTTGTTAGGTCATGTTAAATTACCTCTTGGAACGTTATCATTTGGTGTACAAAACTTATTAAATAAAGAGTATCAAACTATCTGGAGCAAACGTGCTCAGGTTCTTTACAGCACGCTGGGAGTTCCTCAAACTTATTATTACTTAGGCAGAGGCCGTACTTACAATGTAAGTTATACGATAAATTATTAG
- a CDS encoding PepSY-associated TM helix domain-containing protein — MNLKKIMRLAHRWLGLTSGLVVFIVSITGCLYAFQDEIRDATEPWRKIEVQNKPVLLPSKLSAIAKEVHPELQTGRIVYVSKDRAAVIFLTGKGQFYTVHINPYSGRVLHDQNLRKDFFTIVQFIHIYLLLPGPIGKMVVGVSVFIFLVMLITGVIIWWPKRKTQVKRSLTIKFNGRWRRVNYDLHSVLGIYTCVIAFILAFTGLSISYDWLKTGVKNTVNLGSTYALEEKIPVVKPVKLLDSNQLLDVTFLQSVKRSPHSDMFLIAPLAKGSAVLDITVYEKALFYYKSDRYYFNANTGALVKELAHCDKSSGLKLNEMSYDLHTGQILGTTGKIIAFMSSLICASLPLTGFLFWRGKRKDKRKALASKS, encoded by the coding sequence ATGAACTTGAAGAAAATAATGCGTCTTGCACACAGATGGTTGGGCTTAACCTCTGGATTAGTGGTGTTTATTGTGAGTATAACAGGTTGTTTGTACGCCTTTCAAGATGAAATAAGAGATGCGACAGAACCCTGGCGTAAAATCGAAGTACAAAATAAGCCAGTACTTTTGCCCTCAAAACTCAGTGCAATCGCAAAAGAAGTTCATCCTGAGCTTCAGACAGGCAGAATCGTTTATGTCAGTAAAGACAGAGCAGCAGTAATTTTCTTAACAGGGAAAGGGCAGTTCTATACCGTTCATATCAATCCATATTCAGGTAGAGTGCTGCATGATCAAAATCTGCGCAAAGATTTTTTCACTATTGTACAGTTTATCCATATCTATCTGCTTTTGCCGGGACCAATCGGGAAAATGGTTGTTGGGGTATCCGTATTTATATTTTTGGTGATGCTGATTACCGGAGTGATCATCTGGTGGCCTAAACGAAAAACACAAGTTAAAAGGTCTTTAACCATTAAATTTAATGGGAGATGGCGTCGCGTAAATTACGATCTTCATAGTGTTTTAGGAATTTATACTTGCGTAATTGCTTTTATTCTTGCTTTTACAGGCTTGTCAATCAGTTACGACTGGTTGAAAACAGGGGTGAAGAATACCGTTAATTTAGGCAGTACTTATGCTTTGGAGGAAAAAATTCCGGTAGTTAAGCCGGTTAAACTACTCGATTCAAACCAGCTTCTGGATGTTACCTTTTTGCAAAGTGTAAAAAGATCACCGCATTCAGACATGTTTCTGATTGCTCCACTCGCAAAAGGCTCTGCAGTACTGGACATCACTGTTTATGAGAAAGCACTGTTTTATTATAAAAGTGACCGGTATTACTTCAATGCCAACACTGGTGCTTTAGTTAAAGAACTGGCACACTGTGATAAAAGCAGCGGGCTCAAATTAAATGAAATGTCTTATGATCTGCACACCGGACAAATACTAGGTACAACAGGTAAAATCATTGCCTTTATGTCCAGTTTAATCTGTGCCAGTTTACCCTTAACAGGCTTCCTTTTCTGGAGAGGTAAGCGAAAAGACAAGCGAAAAGCACTCGCAAGTAAAAGTTAA